The Fluviicola sp. genome contains a region encoding:
- a CDS encoding endonuclease NucS domain-containing protein, with amino-acid sequence MKIEHIIRDYMVENPDFIEEGLKVVEKEHYLPDEIGTSGFIDILCSDIYNNFVIVEIGPTLRPGRLLQKSLNTLNSSRTGTMPAIVKSGLSLFLPIGMKSFKHFPVYVLILLFLSKVFRLILMNKQKYPNTKRK; translated from the coding sequence ATGAAAATCGAGCACATCATACGAGATTACATGGTCGAGAATCCTGATTTCATTGAAGAGGGATTAAAGGTGGTAGAGAAAGAACATTACCTCCCGGATGAAATAGGGACAAGTGGTTTTATAGATATATTGTGTAGTGACATCTACAATAACTTCGTCATAGTTGAAATTGGTCCGACTCTGCGGCCAGGCAGACTTTTACAGAAGTCCTTAAATACGCTCAACTCATCAAGAACAGGTACAATGCCCGCAATAGTGAAATCCGGATTATCATTGTTTCTACCCATTGGGATGAAATCATTCAAGCATTTTCCAGTTTATGTGTTGATTCTCCTTTTTCTATCAAAGGTTTTCAGATTAATATTAATGAACAAACAAAAATACCCGAACACAAAGAGGAAATAG
- a CDS encoding helix-turn-helix transcriptional regulator, translated as MAKKAINRIKVVLVEQGRTNKWLADKIGKNTTTVSRWCTNDMQPSLETLLLIADTLKVDVRELLHSTK; from the coding sequence ATGGCCAAAAAAGCAATTAATAGGATAAAAGTAGTTCTGGTGGAACAAGGAAGAACTAATAAATGGTTGGCAGATAAGATCGGAAAGAACACTACAACTGTTTCCCGGTGGTGTACGAACGATATGCAGCCTTCTTTGGAAACTTTGTTATTGATTGCAGATACTTTGAAGGTAGATGTTAGAGAACTGCTTCACTCCACAAAGTAA
- a CDS encoding DUF922 domain-containing protein encodes MKKRKPSYLMIFILFSISSISLVDGNQLPKKQLSKGADVIFWDPKIKLTWDDFQGKPDEKSKYKASTYTIIDSKVNTRCDSIVDYDFVCSFGKKESWKKITTTNLLKHEQLHFDIAELATRKLRKEFLDYKFTSLDSINPMINRIFEKAVLTRRTLNNQYDKETNHGLVSEKQKLWEIKIAKELTELERYSKTRVVIKRVRSKK; translated from the coding sequence ATGAAAAAGAGGAAACCAAGCTATTTAATGATTTTTATTTTATTTTCGATCTCAAGCATTTCCTTGGTAGATGGTAATCAATTACCTAAAAAACAACTAAGTAAAGGTGCTGATGTGATTTTTTGGGATCCTAAAATAAAATTAACCTGGGATGATTTTCAAGGAAAGCCCGACGAGAAAAGCAAATACAAAGCTTCTACGTACACTATCATAGATAGTAAGGTTAATACTCGTTGTGATAGTATAGTTGATTATGATTTTGTATGTTCTTTTGGAAAAAAAGAATCGTGGAAAAAAATAACGACGACAAATCTTTTAAAACACGAACAATTGCATTTTGATATTGCAGAATTAGCTACTAGAAAATTAAGAAAGGAATTTTTAGATTACAAGTTCACTTCTTTAGACAGCATTAATCCAATGATAAATAGAATATTTGAAAAAGCCGTGTTAACAAGAAGAACTCTTAATAATCAGTATGATAAAGAAACAAATCATGGACTTGTTTCTGAAAAACAAAAACTTTGGGAAATAAAAATTGCTAAGGAATTAACAGAATTAGAACGATATTCGAAGACCAGGGTGGTTATTAAGCGGGTTAGATCTAAAAAATAG